A part of Candidatus Nezhaarchaeota archaeon genomic DNA contains:
- a CDS encoding translation initiation factor IF-2 subunit beta, producing the protein MSNIDDEEFRRYLALLDRALSQVPSKVAASGRFQMPKAKIIVVGNRTIIQNFKEIVTTLNRQPEQFFNFLLHELGTAGTIEDTRATLHGKFPKDKIDSLIEVYTKLYVICPVCKGIDTRLRKEGKVLMIHCEACGAISPVRGV; encoded by the coding sequence ATGTCAAATATAGATGATGAGGAATTTAGAAGGTATCTAGCCCTATTAGACAGGGCACTAAGCCAAGTTCCATCAAAAGTCGCAGCATCAGGCCGATTCCAGATGCCCAAAGCTAAGATAATAGTTGTGGGTAATAGAACTATAATACAGAACTTCAAGGAGATAGTAACTACGTTAAACAGGCAGCCAGAGCAATTCTTCAACTTCCTCCTTCATGAGCTAGGGACTGCAGGAACCATAGAAGATACGCGTGCAACACTACATGGCAAGTTCCCCAAGGACAAAATAGATAGCCTAATAGAGGTATACACGAAGCTTTATGTTATATGTCCTGTATGTAAAGGCATCGATACCAGATTACGAAAGGAAGGTAAAGTACTAATGATACATTGCGAAGCTTGTGGTGCGATCAGCCCTGTAAGGGGGGTTTAA
- a CDS encoding DUF424 family protein gives MTSIMVYAKVHQHGRDTLVAVCDEDLLGKTFIDGPIRIEVSREFYGGEKMRIEEAMEIAKRATIANFLGKNTVKYAIRSKLIHKDAVIEIASIPHAQLIKII, from the coding sequence GTGACCAGCATAATGGTCTACGCGAAAGTGCATCAACATGGTAGGGACACTCTTGTAGCAGTCTGCGACGAGGATCTGTTAGGTAAGACCTTCATTGACGGCCCAATAAGAATTGAGGTTAGCAGGGAGTTTTATGGAGGAGAAAAAATGAGGATTGAGGAGGCTATGGAGATAGCTAAGAGAGCAACCATAGCCAATTTTCTTGGAAAGAATACGGTTAAGTATGCCATTAGGAGCAAATTGATACATAAGGATGCCGTAATTGAGATCGCGTCAATACCACACGCACAACTAATAAAAATCATCTAA
- a CDS encoding 60S ribosomal export protein NMD3 gives MKRFCAKCGADIDIFEAANLRNLCLKCFVKTYGAKRSPCKATLTLCKRCHSIMVKGRWQPLDLSSEEDVVLKVKRAIESKLEKSCKLKAEISITPQDVYKLLSSDQVIIKATFSEKMHPSLELITESGNVEVKCHFSMCSTCLKIVGKKFEATIQLRGFSPEELEKIKLIVNKLILAKSGGSHNIQTGALWEEVDGGIDIKLPSVDTAHTIASTIKKYFPVHIKESYKDVGWDKSKGRPLRTLTILLRSRNT, from the coding sequence TTGAAAAGATTTTGTGCCAAATGTGGTGCTGACATAGACATATTTGAAGCCGCAAATTTAAGAAATCTATGCTTAAAATGCTTTGTGAAGACTTATGGAGCAAAGAGATCGCCATGTAAGGCTACCTTGACCTTATGTAAAAGGTGCCACTCCATAATGGTTAAAGGCAGATGGCAACCACTTGACCTATCTTCAGAGGAGGACGTAGTACTAAAGGTTAAGCGAGCGATAGAAAGTAAACTTGAAAAGTCGTGTAAGCTTAAAGCAGAGATCTCTATTACACCTCAGGATGTTTATAAACTTCTTTCTTCCGATCAAGTGATCATTAAGGCCACATTTAGTGAAAAAATGCACCCATCATTAGAACTAATCACCGAGTCTGGGAATGTGGAGGTCAAATGCCACTTCTCTATGTGCTCAACGTGCCTTAAAATTGTAGGTAAGAAGTTTGAAGCGACAATACAACTTAGAGGTTTTAGCCCCGAGGAACTTGAGAAAATAAAACTCATAGTCAACAAGCTAATACTCGCCAAGTCGGGGGGCTCACACAACATACAAACTGGAGCTTTATGGGAAGAAGTGGATGGAGGTATCGACATTAAACTGCCCTCAGTTGATACAGCACACACAATAGCCAGCACGATTAAGAAGTACTTTCCAGTTCACATAAAGGAGTCCTATAAAGATGTTGGTTGGGACAAGAGCAAGGGTAGACCCCTCAGAACCCTCACAATACTACTTAGATCTCGAAATACTTAA
- the eif1A gene encoding translation initiation factor eIF-1A, whose protein sequence is MKQKEEGRELRLPVEGEVVGLITRLLGNDRVEVKTSDGRMLVCRIPGKLRKRLWFKEGDVVLVAPWEFQAGRGDLLWRYTKDEVEELKRRGLLTGLEKEEL, encoded by the coding sequence TTGAAACAAAAGGAAGAAGGAAGAGAGCTTAGACTTCCTGTGGAAGGTGAAGTTGTAGGTCTAATAACGAGGTTACTAGGCAACGATAGGGTTGAGGTTAAAACCTCAGACGGAAGAATGCTAGTATGCAGGATACCTGGAAAACTAAGGAAAAGGCTTTGGTTCAAGGAGGGTGATGTGGTCCTAGTTGCACCATGGGAATTCCAAGCTGGAAGAGGGGATTTACTCTGGAGGTATACTAAAGACGAAGTTGAAGAGCTTAAACGTAGAGGCCTTTTAACAGGCTTGGAGAAAGAGGAGCTCTAA
- a CDS encoding serine protein kinase RIO has protein sequence MSKGLKDVEEAYIKVKEEKRRKDEDLLKTVEEVFDKFTLEALYKLINKKVIGLLHGVVDSGKESRVYWAKSPKGEDLAVKIFLTSTREFKKTILQYVEGDPRFKKIRMATRPLIYTWAMKEFKNLKKAYEASVSVPRPIAVYRNVLVMSFIGDNGTPAPLLRDVELDDYEGMLYKIVDNLKTLYCRAEMVHADMSEYNIMVWRNEPVFFDFGQAVLTSHPNANLFLERDVRNIVNFFRKKGVKVDVEELLIEILKC, from the coding sequence TTGAGTAAGGGATTGAAGGATGTCGAGGAAGCTTACATTAAAGTTAAAGAGGAGAAGCGCAGGAAGGACGAAGATTTGTTGAAGACTGTTGAAGAGGTTTTTGATAAGTTTACACTTGAGGCACTTTACAAGTTAATTAATAAGAAAGTAATAGGTCTACTTCATGGGGTTGTAGACTCAGGCAAGGAGTCAAGGGTTTACTGGGCAAAGTCTCCCAAGGGAGAGGATTTAGCAGTTAAGATATTCCTCACATCAACTCGAGAGTTTAAGAAGACTATCTTGCAATATGTTGAGGGGGATCCAAGATTTAAGAAAATTAGGATGGCTACGAGACCTTTAATTTATACTTGGGCTATGAAGGAATTCAAGAACCTAAAGAAAGCCTATGAGGCTAGTGTAAGTGTGCCTAGGCCTATTGCTGTCTATAGGAACGTCTTGGTCATGTCATTCATAGGCGATAATGGGACTCCAGCACCACTACTTAGGGACGTAGAGCTTGACGACTACGAGGGCATGTTATATAAGATTGTGGATAATCTAAAGACGCTTTATTGCAGAGCTGAGATGGTTCATGCTGACATGAGCGAGTACAACATCATGGTATGGCGTAATGAGCCTGTTTTCTTTGATTTTGGCCAGGCAGTTTTAACCAGTCATCCTAATGCTAATTTATTTCTTGAAAGAGATGTTAGGAATATAGTCAACTTCTTCAGGAAGAAGGGAGTAAAGGTGGATGTTGAGGAGTTGTTAATTGAAATACTAAAGTGTTAG
- a CDS encoding KH domain-containing protein: MSSAIYREYIQIPLDRVGPLIGRNGSIKREIEETYGVKLEIEGSTGRICIELLNPSDPSKLLTVKSIIEAIGHGINPEKALEIFSEEDAALHIINLKQIVGDSRDNLRRIKGRIIGEKGKARRLIEELTNTSISVSEHTIAIVGKLENVEVARRAIEMLISGSPHNVVWRYLYGMRRKLKRRGFLLWEPEVAFKTQDVEGMEEGDEKGG; the protein is encoded by the coding sequence TTGTCAAGTGCAATTTACAGAGAGTACATTCAAATACCGCTAGATAGGGTTGGCCCCCTCATAGGTAGAAATGGCAGCATAAAGAGGGAAATAGAAGAGACATATGGAGTTAAGCTTGAAATTGAAGGGTCAACCGGTAGGATCTGCATAGAGCTTTTAAATCCCTCGGACCCATCGAAGCTCTTAACAGTTAAAAGCATTATTGAGGCAATAGGTCATGGGATAAACCCCGAGAAGGCATTGGAGATATTTAGTGAAGAGGATGCAGCCTTACACATCATAAACTTGAAACAAATAGTTGGAGATTCACGCGACAACCTTAGGAGAATTAAAGGGAGAATCATAGGCGAAAAAGGTAAGGCTAGAAGGCTAATTGAGGAGTTAACAAACACTAGCATATCGGTGTCAGAACATACGATTGCAATAGTTGGTAAGCTTGAGAACGTTGAAGTCGCTCGTAGAGCAATAGAGATGCTGATTTCGGGCAGTCCTCACAACGTAGTATGGAGGTACCTCTACGGGATGAGAAGGAAATTAAAGAGAAGAGGCTTCCTTTTATGGGAGCCTGAAGTAGCATTCAAGACTCAAGACGTTGAAGGCATGGAGGAGGGGGATGAGAAGGGTGGCTAA
- the metG gene encoding methionine--tRNA ligase, which produces MAKWIVTCAWPYVNHIPHLGTMIGSALSADVIARYLRMKGEDVIFVSGSDEHGTPIEVEAIKKGVNPKMLCDENHTKIANLFEKWGISFDNYSRTESDYHKEFVRSFYMKVYGKGFIYKEEVELPFCPKCMMFLPDRFVIGACPYCSFEDARGDQCDNCGRLLEPSRLVEPRCAICGSKPETRVTEHWFFDLPRLSEKLKEYIEKAPFLTENARNTSLSMLKEGLKPRSLTRDNKWGIPAPFPGAEGKTIYVWMEAVLGYISATIELFAKNGDQDRWKEYWLNSECRFLCFIGKDNIPFHTLILPALLMASGEGYALPWGVSATEYLLFEGQKFSKSRRIGIWIDEALEMYPADYWRYVLLSIRPEGRDVSFSWSIFKELVNSHLNDTIGNFVHRVLTFTLKEFNLRVPKPRDDWVEEELWRVVQEKFSKCTKNLDSFRIKDALQDVVDLAREGNRYLNDNAPWDAIRRGLVDKASTNIYTCLNAIKSLAIMLAPFTPYTANELWRMLGYTSNVHNEKWDEALRPLQPGTVLQRPKPLFVKVR; this is translated from the coding sequence GTGGCTAAATGGATAGTAACGTGCGCTTGGCCTTATGTTAATCACATACCTCATTTAGGTACAATGATAGGCTCTGCGTTATCAGCTGACGTAATAGCCAGGTACTTGAGGATGAAAGGTGAGGATGTGATATTCGTCAGCGGCTCTGATGAGCATGGAACTCCAATTGAGGTAGAGGCAATAAAGAAGGGGGTTAACCCTAAGATGCTCTGCGATGAGAACCACACGAAGATAGCTAATCTATTTGAAAAGTGGGGCATATCCTTTGACAACTATTCAAGGACTGAGAGTGATTATCACAAGGAGTTTGTAAGATCGTTTTACATGAAGGTTTACGGGAAGGGCTTTATTTATAAAGAAGAGGTGGAGCTTCCATTTTGTCCAAAGTGCATGATGTTCCTCCCCGATAGGTTTGTAATCGGGGCATGCCCTTACTGTAGTTTTGAGGATGCTCGAGGCGATCAGTGCGACAATTGTGGTAGGCTTCTTGAACCAAGCAGACTTGTAGAACCTAGATGTGCTATCTGTGGCTCAAAGCCTGAGACTAGAGTAACAGAGCATTGGTTCTTTGACCTGCCAAGATTATCTGAGAAGTTGAAGGAGTACATAGAGAAGGCACCGTTCCTAACGGAGAATGCAAGAAACACTAGCTTAAGTATGCTAAAAGAGGGTTTAAAGCCAAGATCATTAACCAGAGACAACAAGTGGGGGATACCAGCCCCCTTTCCCGGCGCTGAAGGTAAAACAATATACGTATGGATGGAGGCTGTGCTAGGCTACATATCAGCTACGATAGAGCTATTTGCTAAAAATGGGGATCAAGACAGGTGGAAGGAGTACTGGCTCAATAGTGAATGCAGGTTCTTATGCTTCATAGGTAAGGATAACATACCATTCCACACGCTAATACTTCCAGCATTATTGATGGCATCAGGGGAAGGCTATGCACTACCATGGGGCGTTTCAGCAACCGAATACCTTCTATTCGAAGGACAGAAATTCTCTAAAAGTAGAAGGATAGGGATATGGATAGATGAAGCCTTAGAGATGTATCCAGCAGATTATTGGAGATATGTTTTGTTAAGTATTAGACCTGAGGGGAGAGACGTGAGCTTCTCATGGTCAATATTTAAAGAGCTCGTAAACTCTCACTTAAATGACACGATAGGAAACTTTGTTCACAGAGTCTTAACGTTCACTTTGAAGGAGTTTAACCTTAGGGTTCCTAAACCAAGGGACGATTGGGTAGAAGAGGAGCTTTGGAGGGTAGTCCAAGAGAAGTTCAGCAAGTGCACGAAGAATTTAGATTCATTCAGGATTAAAGATGCTCTTCAAGATGTTGTAGATCTAGCAAGAGAAGGTAATAGGTACTTAAACGATAATGCACCTTGGGATGCTATAAGGAGGGGCCTTGTCGACAAGGCCTCTACAAACATATACACATGCTTAAATGCCATAAAATCACTCGCCATCATGCTTGCACCCTTCACGCCTTATACTGCAAATGAGCTTTGGAGAATGCTTGGCTACACCTCAAATGTGCATAACGAAAAATGGGATGAAGCTCTAAGACCACTGCAACCGGGCACCGTACTTCAAAGACCTAAGCCCCTTTTTGTTAAAGTTAGGTAA
- a CDS encoding tRNA (N(6)-L-threonylcarbamoyladenosine(37)-C(2))-methylthiotransferase produces MKVYIETYGCWLNKADSNAVATLLREHGHEIVRDLEGADVVIINTCAVRSATERRIVKRLHEIELWKRARDGRVIVLGCLAKARPAFIAYHSPSASIIGPNALSSVLKALKERVIDMGPDKRESFILSKHYESRRLILPIAVGCLGSCTYCIMPIARGKLSSCPPEDVIRAFYDAIAKGVKEVYLVAQDLAAYGVDINYNLTRLLQELLKCEGDYMLRLGMMEPSSLASIIDDMIRLYSNPRIYKYLHLPLQSGSNRILKLMNRRYTTEQFMEMVKLFRSTIPDIFIATDIIVGFPTETEEDFEETCKIVEKISPDKVHVARYAMRPFTLASSMPQLSDFVKKSRSRKLSEIVKEITLKTNLRYVGKELEVLLTDVAPKRGLLGRTVSYRPVVVKNCSQDMLWRRVTVLIEEAHPHILVGRTA; encoded by the coding sequence TTGAAAGTCTATATTGAGACATACGGCTGCTGGCTAAACAAGGCTGATAGCAATGCTGTAGCTACGCTACTCAGAGAACATGGACATGAAATAGTACGAGACCTTGAGGGCGCTGATGTAGTTATCATAAATACGTGTGCCGTTCGAAGTGCAACAGAGAGGAGGATAGTCAAGAGACTTCACGAAATTGAGTTATGGAAAAGAGCTCGAGATGGTAGAGTGATAGTGCTGGGGTGTCTTGCAAAAGCGAGACCAGCCTTCATAGCGTATCATTCCCCCTCAGCAAGCATAATAGGACCAAATGCCCTTTCATCAGTACTAAAAGCCCTAAAGGAAAGAGTGATCGATATGGGTCCTGATAAGAGAGAGTCATTCATACTCTCCAAGCATTATGAGTCAAGGAGACTTATTCTACCTATTGCAGTTGGCTGCTTGGGCTCATGTACATACTGCATAATGCCCATAGCTAGAGGCAAGCTATCAAGCTGCCCTCCTGAAGATGTTATCAGAGCTTTTTACGATGCTATAGCTAAAGGCGTGAAAGAGGTATACCTAGTGGCTCAAGACCTTGCAGCCTATGGTGTGGATATAAACTACAATCTCACTCGATTACTCCAAGAACTTCTAAAATGTGAAGGGGATTACATGCTAAGACTAGGCATGATGGAGCCCTCAAGTCTTGCCTCCATAATTGACGACATGATAAGGCTCTACTCAAACCCTCGCATATATAAATACTTACACCTACCCCTTCAATCTGGAAGCAATAGAATCCTAAAGCTAATGAATAGGAGATACACAACTGAACAATTTATGGAGATGGTTAAACTCTTCAGATCTACAATACCAGACATATTTATAGCGACAGACATAATAGTTGGCTTTCCAACGGAAACTGAAGAAGACTTTGAGGAAACATGCAAGATAGTAGAGAAAATAAGTCCAGACAAGGTTCATGTAGCTCGCTATGCCATGAGGCCCTTTACGTTGGCCTCGTCGATGCCTCAACTCTCTGATTTCGTCAAGAAGTCTAGGTCAAGAAAATTAAGTGAAATAGTCAAGGAGATAACGTTAAAGACGAATCTAAGGTATGTGGGCAAGGAGCTCGAGGTTCTATTGACTGATGTAGCTCCAAAGAGAGGGCTCTTAGGCAGAACTGTTAGCTATAGACCAGTAGTGGTTAAGAACTGTAGCCAGGATATGTTATGGAGAAGAGTTACCGTGCTTATTGAAGAAGCGCACCCTCACATCCTAGTTGGGCGAACAGCTTAA
- a CDS encoding MoaD family protein → MKVKAKFFALIRELAGTKEVEVEVKGGMRVIDLLRELANTLPPKFREYVFEGNEVSRFLIILINGRGISEMRGLETELKDGDEVALLPPVSGG, encoded by the coding sequence ATGAAGGTGAAAGCTAAGTTCTTTGCACTAATAAGAGAGCTTGCAGGAACTAAAGAAGTTGAAGTTGAAGTTAAGGGTGGTATGAGGGTGATAGACTTGCTGAGAGAGCTTGCCAATACGCTACCCCCAAAGTTTCGAGAGTATGTTTTTGAAGGCAATGAGGTTTCAAGGTTCCTCATAATCCTAATTAACGGTAGAGGCATAAGTGAAATGAGAGGCCTGGAGACCGAGCTTAAAGATGGAGACGAAGTAGCGTTGCTACCGCCGGTGAGTGGAGGTTAA
- a CDS encoding iron-sulfur cluster assembly protein, producing MSDVEKKVREALEKVIDPETGLNVIEMGCIKSVKNECGEVTIEFTPTSPFCPIAFFLASSIREAVQRVEGVKKVKVFSRGHIMDEQINEYVNK from the coding sequence ATGAGTGATGTGGAGAAGAAAGTAAGGGAGGCTTTAGAGAAAGTCATTGATCCAGAAACTGGACTTAACGTCATTGAAATGGGATGCATTAAGAGTGTAAAGAATGAGTGTGGTGAGGTAACTATAGAGTTTACACCCACATCGCCTTTCTGTCCCATAGCCTTCTTCTTAGCTTCCTCGATTAGGGAGGCAGTCCAAAGGGTTGAGGGAGTTAAGAAGGTGAAAGTCTTTAGTAGAGGACATATAATGGACGAGCAAATTAATGAGTACGTTAACAAATAG
- a CDS encoding 4Fe-4S binding protein: MVEILIDREKCTNCGTCVSVCPTGVYEMKENKLEIVNKDACLACRACEAQCPNQAIQIIE, translated from the coding sequence ATGGTAGAGATATTAATAGATAGAGAAAAGTGCACAAACTGTGGTACATGTGTCTCAGTATGCCCTACTGGAGTATATGAGATGAAGGAGAACAAGCTTGAAATAGTAAACAAAGACGCATGCCTAGCGTGTAGAGCCTGCGAGGCACAATGTCCCAACCAGGCGATACAGATAATCGAATAA
- a CDS encoding Lrp/AsnC family transcriptional regulator, translated as MHLDDVDKAILKELINDARLSFREIARRVGVSTATVASKVRRMEEEGIIKGYTTIVDLEKLGYDVTAIIEVVVSRGKIAEVEEEIAKNPHVQAVYDVTGQSDAIIIARFKSRAELSKFVKKLLSMEYVERTITHVVLGTRKEEPVSSTLVE; from the coding sequence ATGCACTTAGATGACGTTGATAAGGCTATTCTGAAGGAGTTGATTAATGATGCTAGGTTATCATTTAGAGAGATAGCAAGGAGGGTTGGAGTCTCGACAGCCACAGTAGCAAGCAAAGTTAGGCGAATGGAAGAAGAAGGCATAATAAAGGGTTACACCACGATCGTAGATTTGGAGAAACTTGGATATGATGTTACAGCTATAATTGAGGTTGTGGTTTCAAGGGGGAAGATAGCCGAAGTTGAAGAAGAAATAGCAAAGAATCCACATGTTCAAGCTGTATACGACGTCACCGGTCAGAGCGATGCAATTATAATTGCTAGGTTTAAGTCGAGGGCAGAGCTTAGTAAGTTCGTAAAGAAGTTACTTTCCATGGAGTATGTCGAGAGAACTATAACTCATGTAGTTCTAGGTACGAGAAAGGAGGAGCCAGTATCGTCAACACTGGTAGAATGA
- a CDS encoding V-type ATP synthase subunit E family protein — protein MTKARTVTIAGNLEGLIEAIVNEAKAEAQKIIAKAKEKAEEVIKKAIDDARCKAEFEASDIIKRRREEALRVKRSELAKARMDAMKKVLDYKEKLIESVFEEAKKRVQDIVKTQEYKMRLIEILKEAVRVLGGGIIEVRLSRRDLSLNLDLNVIARELSDELNKPVELRISNNPGDFLGGLVARSIETGIEVDYTIEGILERKHKNLRIEVAKQLFAD, from the coding sequence ATGACAAAGGCAAGGACTGTTACTATTGCCGGTAACCTGGAGGGACTTATTGAGGCAATAGTTAATGAGGCAAAGGCTGAGGCACAGAAAATCATTGCTAAGGCTAAGGAGAAGGCTGAAGAGGTTATAAAGAAGGCAATTGATGACGCTAGATGTAAGGCGGAATTTGAGGCTTCAGATATCATAAAGAGGAGGAGAGAGGAGGCGTTAAGAGTAAAGAGGAGTGAGTTAGCAAAGGCCCGTATGGATGCTATGAAAAAGGTGCTGGATTATAAGGAAAAGTTAATAGAAAGCGTTTTTGAGGAGGCTAAGAAACGCGTACAGGACATTGTTAAAACACAAGAGTATAAAATGAGGCTGATTGAAATTCTTAAAGAGGCTGTAAGGGTTCTTGGTGGTGGGATAATAGAAGTGAGATTAAGCAGGAGAGATTTAAGCTTAAATCTAGACCTAAATGTTATAGCGAGGGAGTTAAGTGACGAGCTTAATAAGCCCGTGGAATTAAGGATCTCAAATAATCCAGGAGACTTCTTAGGGGGGCTTGTTGCAAGATCCATTGAGACTGGGATAGAGGTCGACTACACCATTGAAGGTATACTTGAAAGAAAGCATAAAAACTTAAGGATCGAGGTTGCTAAGCAACTCTTCGCCGATTGA
- a CDS encoding V-type ATP synthase subunit H (produces ATP from ADP in the presence of a proton gradient across the membrane; the function of the H subunit is unknown) codes for MDEVLNRILEAEKEARRVIDEAYNEAKRIEAEALKEAQESIKKIYNEIIENARKAAENEARQILEEMTRELNDIEDNVRREIEGLKRKALRNFEKAVEIVVAEMVKP; via the coding sequence GTGGACGAGGTCCTAAATCGTATATTGGAGGCTGAGAAAGAGGCAAGAAGGGTAATAGATGAGGCTTACAATGAGGCCAAGAGGATTGAGGCTGAAGCCTTGAAGGAGGCACAGGAATCAATCAAGAAGATCTATAACGAGATAATAGAGAATGCGAGAAAGGCTGCCGAAAATGAGGCAAGGCAGATATTGGAGGAGATGACAAGGGAGCTAAATGATATAGAAGACAATGTGAGGAGAGAAATTGAGGGCCTTAAAAGGAAGGCTCTGAGAAATTTTGAGAAAGCTGTAGAGATTGTAGTGGCTGAGATGGTGAAGCCATGA
- a CDS encoding ATP synthase subunit C, which produces MKRLLILGITMMVLSFVVTTVGIAQALSAAATQETAGAQAELASGLSKLGAGIAIGVAAGGAGIGLGAASAAAIGVIAERPEMFGRTMIYIVFIEAMAIYGLVIALLLWIG; this is translated from the coding sequence ATGAAGAGGCTGCTTATATTAGGCATTACAATGATGGTGCTGAGCTTTGTGGTTACTACGGTGGGCATCGCCCAAGCCCTTAGCGCCGCAGCGACTCAGGAAACTGCAGGGGCACAGGCAGAGCTTGCAAGCGGTTTAAGTAAATTAGGTGCAGGTATAGCTATTGGCGTTGCAGCCGGAGGGGCAGGAATAGGCTTAGGTGCTGCTTCAGCTGCTGCAATAGGCGTGATAGCAGAGAGGCCAGAGATGTTTGGCAGGACTATGATTTACATAGTCTTCATAGAGGCAATGGCCATCTACGGTCTCGTTATAGCACTACTATTGTGGATAGGCTAA
- a CDS encoding cystathionine gamma-synthase family protein produces MQKETTNAIHGGEEVTEGLVSFITPIYQTAVFPYPIGNGKKFRGRPLKYSREDNPTNIVLEKRLATLEGGDDALVFSSGMAAIAACFFHLLRSGSKLVVSRDVYGVTIMLARSFEKYNVKVELRGPDVHDLVDAVKNSDNNIIVLVESISNPILRVMDLDLLASACRDSGAILIVDNTFATPLNLKPLSHGADIVVHSLTKYIAGHNDVVGGTIISNGKIIEEIWTTRTRLGCTLDPHAAFLILRGLKTLGARLRVSQENARAIAEFLEDHPKVSRVYYPGLPSHPTYEIAKKILRGYGSVVSFEIKGGGENEARKFLSSLKIIKPSPSLGGCESLATHPASSSHKDIPKEERGKLGITDGLIRLSIGLEDVNDLIEEIDHALKAI; encoded by the coding sequence ATGCAAAAGGAGACAACTAACGCCATACATGGAGGAGAGGAGGTTACTGAGGGCTTAGTATCATTCATAACCCCTATTTATCAAACAGCGGTGTTTCCTTACCCCATTGGCAATGGAAAGAAGTTTAGAGGAAGGCCTTTAAAGTATTCGCGTGAGGATAACCCTACGAATATTGTGCTTGAGAAGAGGCTTGCCACCCTTGAGGGTGGAGATGATGCTCTAGTCTTCTCTTCTGGTATGGCGGCCATAGCTGCATGCTTCTTCCACTTATTGAGAAGTGGGTCCAAGCTAGTTGTGTCCAGGGATGTTTACGGTGTAACGATAATGCTAGCGAGAAGCTTCGAGAAGTATAATGTAAAGGTGGAGTTGCGAGGACCTGATGTCCATGACTTAGTTGATGCCGTTAAGAATAGTGACAACAACATCATAGTACTTGTTGAGTCCATATCCAACCCGATTCTTAGGGTTATGGACTTGGATTTGTTGGCATCAGCATGTAGAGATTCAGGTGCGATCTTGATTGTTGACAATACATTTGCTACTCCATTAAATCTAAAGCCTCTATCTCATGGAGCTGACATAGTTGTACACAGTTTGACTAAGTACATAGCTGGCCATAACGATGTTGTAGGTGGAACCATAATTTCAAACGGGAAGATCATTGAGGAAATTTGGACTACGAGGACTAGGCTTGGCTGTACTCTTGATCCTCACGCGGCCTTCCTAATATTGAGGGGGCTGAAAACACTAGGTGCTAGGTTGAGGGTCAGCCAAGAGAACGCTAGAGCCATAGCGGAGTTCTTAGAGGACCACCCAAAAGTCTCTAGAGTCTATTATCCGGGCTTGCCATCACACCCAACATACGAAATTGCTAAGAAGATTTTAAGAGGTTATGGTTCAGTTGTTAGCTTTGAGATAAAAGGTGGAGGGGAGAATGAAGCTAGGAAGTTCCTTAGTAGTTTGAAGATTATAAAGCCATCACCTAGTCTAGGGGGTTGCGAGAGCCTAGCAACTCACCCTGCCTCATCCTCCCACAAGGATATACCTAAAGAGGAAAGAGGAAAGTTAGGTATAACAGATGGTTTGATTAGGCTATCCATTGGATTGGAGGATGTGAACGATTTAATAGAAGAGATAGATCATGCACTTAAAGCCATTTGA